The genomic window TACTACACCTACACGTAGGATTTTGTAGGTACTGCCGCGCCGGCTGCAGTCGTACTAGCCGATAAAACCGGCCTAGCTAGAGCTAGCTAGTATGACGCCGGGTGCTTACGCGGGGTAATAAATAAGGCCTTGGCTCGAGTCACCGGATCGGGGTGCGTGCGCACGGTGATCGCGCCCGCCGTGCCGGATCCGGAGCCTTCGGTGCCGCACAAGGTGCGTGCTGCTAGGACGTGTGTCCACACGCGAGCAAGCTTTGCTCGGAATTGGGAGGTGGGGTCCGCTTCCAATTCCTAAACGAGTGCTGATTAATAGCATTAGTTGCTAGTGGTTTCTCTATTTATAAGTAAAAAACTGAACCAAataatttgtttttgaaaatattttaaaaaaaataaaactgctATTATTactataaaataaaaataatttaataataGTTTTTATTCAAAAAAGTATATTGTACTTTTTTGCATAAAAACtaatttaaaaatagttttttctaAATAATTTTTCAACAACAGATTGTAAAAACAGCCTTTGGAAAAATGACGGCCAACCAAACAGACAGCCTGAAACTGACAAAGCACGCTCTATAGTGCGGTACATGCTACTTTGGTGTGTTTGGGTTGAGAAGAGGATAGTGAAATGCTTGCTGTGTGGCTTCCACCACTCGCTGTGAAACTTTCGCGAAATTATTGGTAGCCCATGTGGTGCTTACAGACCTACGGACGGTCACACTGTTGCGGTGCTCCGGGTTTCAGTTCATGGCCAGAAAATTTTCACGACTTTTCGGTTGATTGGTTCATTTTATGAAGGCTAATTTCAAGCCGGGAACGAGTGAATATTTCCAGAAGCTCAAACGAGTTAAAGGAAAGGTCTCTTCTAATGGACCCCGGAAGTCTGAAAAAAATATGCCTAGCAAGAGAAACAGAGTGCTTGTTTGAGGGCGGGGGGAGGTTTGAGACGTACCAACGGTGTCGCCGACATGGAACTTCTTCGAGGCGGCCCAGGCGGCGTAGTTGGGGTTGCCCATGACGGTCCACCCGGTCTTGTCGCCGTAcacggctgccgccgccgcccccgcgcatatcaccgccgccgccagcgccgccacGGCCACGGCCGACACCCTCCTCGCCGCAACTATGGAAGGGGCAGCAGCAAGACCGACACACGAGCTAGAAGAAGACAGATGGGACTTGGCCGAGCTCGTTCCTCTCCCCTGTTCTTCCTGCTCACTCTGGCGGTAGGAAGGAGAGTGAGAGTAGTGCTGCAGTGGCACTACTGACCGGCCGGTTAAATAAAGCTCCACGGCTTTTCCAGCCCCGCAGGCCACAGCGCAGCAGGTTCCAGGAAATACCCCTGCGGCGAGCTTTTGGCGAGGCGGGTTTTTTTACGTGCGCATGGTGTAATTTCTGGCGCCCGATTTTGTTGCCCCCCGCTTGACCAGGGTCCGCGCTCTTCTACTGGCAGGCGCGGGTAGGCATGTCAACGGGGAATATTACTGCGGGGAATGGGTAACCATCTCCGTCCCCGACCGGGGGAAATTTctcccgtccccgtccccgctcgCGGGGAAAAAAATTCCCCTATCCCCGCCCCCGCGCGGGGAATGGGTACCCGATGGGGTCCCCGTCCCCGCTATCGAGAAGGAATTTTGGGCTGGGCCAATTGTAGTTAGGTAGAAATTTTTGGGCTGGGCCGATTGAAGTTAAATAAATTCAgctcaataaaaataaaacttaaTATTCGGGGCCCCGCGGGGAAACGGGGATGGAGGATGGGGAATCATCCCCGCCCCGCCATACCCGACGGGGGGGATTTTTTCCCATTAAACTCCCCGTGGGGAAAAAAATgatcccatccccgtcccctaataggggaattccccgtCGGGGAACGGGGAACGGGgccccgttgacatccctagGCGCGGGTCGCGCTGTTCACGGCCGCTTGCTTCATCCGCGCGAATCTGCACATGGGGCGCAGAAGCAACGGCCGCGCGAACGAGTGGATGCCGAGATTGCAGCCCTCCGTTGCGCCGAGCAGCTGAGGCGTGATATTCCGTAGGGCCGTAGATGCGTGGCGCGAGTGTCGATCTAATCGGTGACGGGCCCTGATCGGTCGAGCCTGCACGTCCCAGCTCCCGCACAAGCCTGCACGTCCCAGCTCCGGAGACGCGGGAGGACGGACACGGACGATTGATTCGTGAACCGGCGCTGCGTGCGAGTTGTTGACGCTCGGCAATGATAGCATCGTGAGTGTTCAGCTGCTCAGGGCTCGCCGGCTCGCCGCTGCAAGCCAAGCCTTCGGGGAACGAGGAGTGCGTCCGATCCGAGCCAGAGCCCAAAACAGTTGAGCCCTTCCGGCCCAGGCGATCCAATGCCATCTCAGGCCCGTCTCTGAAACAACCACGTTTTCCTTCGACCAGGCCTGTGAAAACGTGAGTTCGTGTGTCGATAACGTTCCAGCCCAAGCTCGCGCCACGCGATTCacgaacttttttatttttatgttttttaaataaaaattcaaaacactatcaacaatcataaaaaatctgaaaaaagtATGTTGCGAGgaggatgctatcatctagttttctaaaaaattcaactataataagatataaaaaagacaaatttaggatcctaattttttttctcattatacaaattatatttttatctaatttttttttaaaatgtagATGATAGCATCATCTACATTACATATTTTTTCAGTATTTTAATGACTATATcaatattattttgaattttaagaacattaatatttttaaacCTGCCGAGAGGTAGCATGTAgatttgcaaattttcaaaaccgacccatatatttataattttattatttaaaaactaaaacaaaaccACGATTCACGATAAACCCTTCCCTTCTCCCTACCTCTCCTTATCCACACGCACCCTCCGCTCCTCTCTGCCTTCCCTTCGCTCCGCGCTGCGGATCGCTCCTCCCACGCCACCAGCGCGCATGGCGCTCCACGCCGTCTCCCCCGCGGCGGCCTCATCCCTGCCGCGCGCCCTCTCCGGCCGCCTCCCGCAGCGCGCAGGTTCGGCTCCTCCTCATCGGCTCATCCCAATCCACCTGCCTGCCTGCTACTCCCCCGCCTTCCGCCCCGCGCAGAATTCGAGTCTGTAGTTTAGTGGTAGCAAGCGGAACGACGAGGATGTGTCACTCCGGAATGCACAATGTGGTGGCCGTGGAACTGGAACGTCCTGTGAGGCTGTGACTACTGCTCACTGTACTCAAGTGTATTGCGATTTAGTCGTCGGGGCTATAATGTAAACGTGCCGATTTCCCAGTCGTAAGCCTGCTGAATTTGAGGTCGAATGGGAACCATTTCAAGCGTAGCACAGTGTTTAAGACATTGAGGACTTTACTGTATGCAGCAGTTTTAGATTCAGAAGCACATTCCTAATAGGTTTTATGGTATGCCGCACTACATGGCTGTTGCGATAGTGGCGTGAAAATGTGAAATgattaagttcacaaattttacaaaaataCCGAGAAAATTTGTTTTGAGAGGAGCTAATTGTTAATTTTGTAAACTGACTACAGTGGATAATACTAGGATATTACCACTCGATAGTCATAGGAACTCCTTAGGTTCCCGGTTTAAATATTTTGACTTCAAATTAGTAATGTGGATAGGTCTCACCAGGAAATGTTCTATCTTGTAGGCTGTGGTTGTCTTGCCAAGCAATCGGTCTTGATGAGCTCCTCCGCAAACTTCACCAGACTTCAGGTTGGAACAGTAGGCTTTGTTAGCAGACCTCTGGTTCTTCGACACTTAGACAAGAGGCGAGTGGTTGCAGATTTTGAAATATTCATTTCATTTATGTACCTCACTCCTTTAGATTGATCTTCATTGGTTTGTGGTTCTCATGTTATCAGAGCAGTTTTGGCGCATGCCACTATTGAAGAAATCGAAGCAGAAAAATCTATAATCGAAGACCAAGCTGTAAGTAACAATAAACTCTGTATTGAAAAGGCCTTTTGCCTGTTCAAGTTTTGTACCTTTAGTTTTAACTTGCTGAAGATATGTGTCTTCAGAAAGAAAAGATGGAGAAGGCAATCGAAACAGTCCAAAGTAACTTCGATACTGTGAGGACAGGGCGTGCAAACCCGGCCATGTTTGACAGGATTGAGGTTTGATGACCCGTCCATGTTACTTTTCCTGTCAAAAAAATCCTGCTAGTATAGTTCTTTCAGTTCAGTTACAGTAAACATAAAATCCTGATCTGAACTGGTATCAGCAGAGAAAAGTTGTATGCCCAatactactccctccggtcataaatacatgttgcTTTGGATAAAACACGGTCTCCAATGTATAGTTTTGACTATTTTctattacaatatatttataaaatccaatgaatttatgatattatgaaagatttttttcaagacaaatctacccATGATTAAGGTTTCCAagctaaatattttgaaagctattgttagttaaagttttaaaagttcgACTGAACCTTTTccaaaatgatatgtatttatgaccggaagGAGTATAACACATAGATTTGGAAACATCAGACTGTTCTGTTCAACTAAGATTAAATAAGAGTTTCTTGTAGGTCGAGTATTATGGAACTCCAGTGAACTTGAAGAGTATTGCACAAATAAGCACTCCAGATGCAACTTCTCTTCTTATCCAGCCATACGACAAGTCTAGGTAAGCTATCTATCCTTCCCAGTGCAGAGTTGATGTCGAATCTTTCATCCTATGTGTTCACTCCCATATCCTATGCAGCCTTAAACTTATCGAGAAAACAATAGTTGCTGCAAATCTTGGTGTATCAACAAGCAATGATGGAGAAATTATACGAGCTACTGTTCCACCATTGACATCTGATCGCAGAAAGGTTCTTATTTGGAATCATTTATGTAATACATGTGTCACTTGCTATGTCGTCAGGATATCTGTCCTACAAATTATAGAAAGGGATTTCCACAGATACCAAAATAATATGCATGTAACTATGCACACTACAGGTTAATTAAAACACCCAGAATTTTCTAAGTGCCACCATATAATCCAAATATCACGACTATATATCATATTGCAATAAGTGGAAAAACTCTctatttaatatataaattggTCAATAAAGGaagatattttgcttttcatAATAACAGTAACTACCTTGCGTTCATGCTAATAGGAGTAGTTTCGTAATTTGTATCCATAACCAGTCAGAGGCCAATATGAAAAGCATACTGCAAAAACccattttttatattaaatggTCTCTGAATCTTACGGAATCACCAACCAGTACCTTTTCTGATAAATAGTATCAGCTCTAAGCAAATTTGTCTGGCTGGCCCAGGCTTAGGTTCAGCACTGGGTATGCTTGGAAAAATTAGGCTCGACTCAGAACCAGGCATGCTATAAAAATGGTGTATGGTCCACGGCTCGGCAAGGGTTTTGCTCAGGTCTAGGTAGTTTTATATAGTtgtaaatgttttgttttacctCAAATAAGTAGTAAACATTGTGTTTATTGGTCTTGCACTGATGAAAGTTCGTGTCACCTTGTTACCCATCTGAATTCTGAATTTTTCTGCAGGAGTTAGCAAAAACTGTAGCTAAGTTAGCTGAAGATGGCAAGGTATAGTTTAAAGTTTTACCTGCTCACCTTTTGCCCCATGTTTTCACCAGAAATGTTAGTTTTTAGCTTTCTACTGGGACTTTTTTCACTATCTCTGCCTTTTACTTGAGGTCATACTAGGAATTCCTACCAGGTATTTCCCTCATGAAAGATCATTTGTTTTGTTGTCCTGTTTGGATTATATTTTCAAGAACGTTTGTCTGTTTGGATCATAATAAGTTTTGAATGTGATATTTACAGATGTTCTTTTTACAGGTTGCTATAAGAAACATAAGAAGAGATGCAATTAAAGCTTACGATAAACTGCAGAAGGTCTGCTCTTCTCAGCTGGTATTAGTTTGTGGGGGCTATTGTACCTTAGTGATGAAATTAATCTCTTCCGTTTGCTTATGCAGGAAAAGAAACTTTCTGAAGATAACGTGAAGGATTTATCAGCCGATCTACAAGTGAGGATGCTTTAACTTTTCCTCCTGTTGCTGTACTGTGATTCCCAACGATGCAGTGGGGCCTTGCGTAACATCTTATACAAATTCTGCAGAAAGTCACGGACGAGTACATGAAAAAGATTGAATCCATCCAAAAGCAGAAGGAACAGGTACGTTTATCTAGTCGTTGACCTTTTTCAACTTAAGATTCTGTATCTGGTTTCTTGGTTCTACAAGTCCTGTCGTAAGCATGATTATTGGCAAGTTGCCACATTTGATGATAAGTATATTATATTAAACTGAACTTCTGAGTTCTGACTAAAATAACTTCCATTGATGCTGAAACAAGAACTAGTAGTATTATGTTTGAGTTGTTTGTTCATTGCTCAAGAACCCCAGGAAGTGAATCAGAATTGTTTGGATGATTTTTTTCAGGAACTGATGAAAATTTAGGTCTCGAACTGATTGTATAACTGGTTAGTTACATCTATTCCTGTGAAATGTGATCCCCTGCCTGTGTTGAAGAAATCAACCATGCCGCTACATCGTGGTAAATTTTGCGGACacagtttttattttttgaagcaATTTCGTCTCTTGATGGTTGGCGTTGCGCTCGGGATGCGGCCTTTTGGGTTGGAGCCTTGCTGAAACTGGTGGATGCAAGTTCAGACCACGTTGTTGCGCCCCTCGTTTCCCTTTTTTGTAATGCCAGTAAATAGACTCTCATCACCGTCTTGTCCGACTGCTAGGTTGTCAATACTATATTTCTCACCGTATGAGTCAAATGTTCTGTCAAATTTGCTACGGCTTACTCTCAAGTCACAGTTTCTTCTACGAACTCGTGCAAATTTGACAGACACGTGGGCCCCTGGGCGACTCTATGCCACTTGACTCCGGTTTGCAGATCTGATCTGTTCGTAATCTGCGTAGGGAATCACACCTAATGCTTTGGTAGATATTTTCATGGTCCCCTATGCAAAAGAAAGGGTGTTCTGTGCGCCACGACCGGTTCAGGGTTCACCGGATACCGGCTGTATCCAGGCGCGTCGGCGAGGGATCGACACGTCTCGCGTCGACAGGGACAGGCTGCGACGATTTCGGACGCGGATGCCGCTCCAGCGCGGGCCCCGCCAGGGCTGGATTCTCAGGCTGGCGTGGCAGGCTGTGGGCCCGCGCCGCGGTGGCCAGGTGGCCCCCTGCATGTCCCGTCGAAGGCTATTCTCCAACAGCAGAGGCAGCAGTGGAGTCCGTGACTCGGTGAGACTGCGACAACGCCGATGGTGACTGTGGTAATAACGAGGCATATCCATCCTACTGCAGTACTGCTAGCAGTGGCATGAACAGGTTGGCTTTTTGTCGCGCTCTCGAGAGCTGTAGTGATTGATCGTGTGATGCGGCCGTCAGTATATCAATGCAATAATAGCAACAGCAATCATGCAGTCATTTTCCATGTCGCCATGTTTCTCTGCGTTCATAAAAATTAGGTTAATCGCGCAACGTTCATAAAAAGATCTGAAGGAGTACTGTTGCGCAGAAGATGCTATCATCCacctttctaaaaaaaattcaactgtAATGAGATATAAAAGAGCGCATATGCCATTCATCGTTTTTTTAATATACTTTAGGATGGAAAATTTCCGGTATTAGTAATTTCATTAAAGGGTAAAATACGACAATCATAAAAAGTTGattacacccccccccccctcgaaaATACTACCAAATGGACAGGAAACAAATTTCGTATGCATTATATATGAACAATGTGCATCTCTATATTTGTCTGAATATGTGGGTATCTCAAATCACTTATCACAACCTCTTTTTCTTTACAAGGATCTATAGTTGCATCAATGCAAGTGGGGCTAGACAACCAAACCATGCAGGGGCGAATTTAGGGGGTTACTCGTACCTTTTTTTCAACCAATGTAGCCTCTGAGCctctcaacaatttttttttaccatggaCGAGAgagatgaaaaagaaaagacagagggagaagaagatgaagacgaTGATGAAGAATAGGGAGTGAAAAAGGTGGATGAATCCCTACGTGGCTCTTCTGCATCCGCCAATGAAATTTATGTATACATGGATGTTCCATTTTCGTTAATTTCATATACGCATGCACAAGAGAGCAAGCAATTGCAGTTAAGATTTTTAAAGCTTTAGTTGATAAGAATACTCAAGCACCAACAAGACATTTTGAAGCATCCGGTtgttggatttgatcttggcccTATGCATTGATGTGATCCCTAACGTGATTGAGAAAGAGGGAGAGTTTGTTCCCTCTCCAGCACTCTAATCGGGAGCCACAATCAACAAATGGCGGCGGCCTTCACCTTATTCTCTATGCCTTCTTAGGATCAGATTAGAAGTTGTGGAGGGGTGGTCAAGCCAGACATGGGAATTGCGATCGCACGTTGCACGGGACTCCCCGTTTTTGGTTTTTATAGCACAGCATAAAGTGGGACCGCAACCATTTGTTGGTTGGGGCTCCCGATCAGAGCGCTGGGGAGGGAACGGACTCCCCCTCTTTCTCGATCATGTTAGGGATCACTTCAATGCGTAAGGCTGAGATCAATTCTAACATTGTCTCACTTGATCGTAAGGCTAGCATCATAAGTccattttcaataaaataacgTACCAAGACAAAGCATTACAGCGACTGATTAAATACCATTGAAACCCAAATACCTATAGTATTTACTATCTCAAAATGGAAGTTCGTTATTCCTAATGAGAGTTGGTTTGCATTATAGTCCTCTTAACTAGAATAATAAGCTTTTTAATAACCTCATGTCAGCAATATGATCACGAAAGATGTGAGGTGGTAAGTCTTTAGTGAGCGGTTTCGCAAGCATTGACTTTATACTTATATGCTTAACACTTATTATTTGATCttagattctatctttcacaacatgatacttaatgtcgacGTGTTTGGTAGCACCACTTGACTTGTTGTTCCTTGTATAAAAAACTACAAGTTAATTATCGCAGTACAATGTAAGTGGCTTTGAAATGCTATCCATCACTCTTAATCTCACGATAAAATTCTTTAGCCATACAACCTACCCAGTAGCCCCATAACATGCTATAAATtcagcttgcatcgttgacGATGCCataagtgtctgtttggagtATTTCTatgagatagctcctccagcgaagGTGAAGATATAACTTGATGTgaatttcttagtatccacacaccccatataaggaactgtctagatagtattctaattaatcactaaattGATAATTTGCATAATCATGACTACattgattaactagaataccacCCTGTTAGTCCCGTCACGTGTTTTATGTCAAGATCGAAATACATacctttgaattgctcctccacagatgcCAAATACGTTTAGCCTTTTCTGAGTTTGGAATTTCTCCCCTTATattgagttcctcattatcataagtgatatgCGGTTagaccgctcccacttctcagaaagtgcatcataagttttctttaattcatcataagtttTCACGCCAATGACGGGAATAGTGGAAGAGTCAATCCTGAGTGCTTAGTCAAGGTCCAAAATGGCAAGGACAACAGTCACCTTTGCTTTCCAAGCGAAAAAGTTATTTCCCATAAATTATAACGGTAACAGAAGAAGCGTTAAGAACAGAAGAGAAAAATTGAACCAGAttaaaaatttatcataaaaaaataatttacatgaaaataaccctacgttgatctgattaaaatcatataaaaattaaaactctaaTCCGCATCACCGTTAGCAGAAAACGAAAAAGAATTTGAATGAACATATAAAATGGCGAATAATTACAATCAACTTTAGTCATAAAGTAATTATAAACCTACACAAAATGATCGTAAAATTCTCCGAAAAAATCTTCGTGTTAGTTCCAATTCGTCCAGAGAATTAATCGTACTTTTGtacattaatcatcattaattttGAATCATAATGTAGTGcataaatgaataaaagcacTAGATAaccacaaaaaattctaaataaatgcaaaaacccaaAGACTTAAAGGAAACAGTCCAACCGGCCTATTCAATCAATTAGCCCACGCGGCACACGCGCGCTAACCTGACCCAATAGCGCAACACCGGCGTGGCCACCCGAGCCTGTGCGATCTCGGCCATTCATCGTGACACGATGGCTCTCTAGCAATTTTGCACAAACAAAAATGTCACGCCGGCCGAAAACCCTGAACCTAACATCATTTCGCCCGCCCTCATTTCGTAGCATCGAGAGAGACCCGACAACGACAAGCTGCCGTTGAAAGGATAGAGAGAGCGGAGCGAGAAGAAACGACGCTGCCATGGGACACCTCGCTGAAGCACACGTGTGACTGCAGTTGTGCGTGTCTCTGTCGAGCATGTCTTAGGTGGTTTCGTAAAGGTGGCGTGTGCGCCCggcagagaggagaggagatgtgCTTCGGCGGATCTACAACGCTCGTAAGAAGAAGATAGTGGCGCGAGGAGGTCACTGCCAGAGAAACCACACCCAAccgagaaaaaaagaaaggacatCCCAtcggagaagaagcgcaagaggctCCGGCGATCGTGACCGCGAAGAGATGCGCCAACAAATGTAAGTCCTCCCCTTCTTCTCTACTTGTTCTAGAGTTTTTGAGTTGGGACATAATTTTAAGGTTTGATTTGAGGATTTATGGTTTTGAAATTGAGGAAAAGTGAGATTAGGGTTATAGGAAGGATGATTTTAAGGTTTGATTTGAGGATTTATGGTTTTGAAATTGAGGAAAAGTGAGATTAGGGTTATAGGAAGGAAGGAAAAAAGGTTTAGCGAAATTTGTTAATTTCCTCTACTCATATGCTAAATCTGAGCCTGATTAACCTCCGAGCCCCTCAAAACATAACATTACTAAAAACACGATTAATAAGTTCTAAAGAGAAGCCAATTTAAACTAAACATGGCTAATTAAGTCTAATATACATCAATTATGATCAAACATGGGTCATATCACAACAGCCATAAGCATAAAGTCATAAACAAAATATAAAAGATAAGGATCCGAGCCGAATTAACCTTGAAAATAACATGGCAATGCATATTAGATTCATGGCAATGCTACTACTGCGATCAATCTGCATAGCGCGTCTGCCATCCTAGTAGCATTGAAGCGTGAAAAATAACATGGCAATGCACTGGCCACTGGGATTGGACACAAGCGACATAGCAAGGTCACATACTCACATGGAAGAACCAAAAACCCCAAGGAAAACGTGGAAAAACTCGCTCAAGAGTCGGAAGAGCTCTTTTCGcaaaataaaaagagagagaggaagagctTTCAACAAGGTTTTTCCGTCTTGGCTCCTGAGAGCCATTCCAGAAAACGAAAGAAAAAACTCGGACACCTGCTTCTAGGGTGGGGAAGGAAACTGTGTCATTGCAGGGGAAGCCGAGAAggggggcaaaaaaaaaaaaaaaacacctgcTTCTACGCCGGATCTCTCAAGACGAAAGTGCAGCTGATGACCTAAAGAACCGATCAAACGTCGCGATGCCACTATGCCAGTCAGAATAAGAAAAACTCGAAACTCAAGAAGCGAGGTGGAAGCGACCGAGAGACGAAGGATTAATGACCGGCCGGCGCGATCTCACCAGCGGGTGGCGGCCGCTCCCCCGGCGAGCTCTGGATCTTAAAAAATGAAGCACAATACATGCCGGCGCCCGGCGATGGTGGCGACGGCAACCCGATACGCGGTGGCGGAGCAGAATCGTCTCACCAGAGCGCGTCTTGGGTTGAGCCCTTATATAAGCCACTCCGGTTGGCCCTGTTCCTTTTCGGCTGAAAGCCTTTGACGTGTAGCCAGTGGGCGTACTGTTTGCAGAAAGGCAGGGCCTGGTCCCACTCCCACGAGCGTGTGGGCCCAGTAGTACGCTGTCATGTCAGACAAGGGCTTATCTATaaagtactccctccgtttttaactaattaatatttttattaaaattttattttcaaatactACTTGGCAATTCACGCTTTCTGATATATTGTTAAGTATTTCAAAATAAAGGAAGGACCAGCCATTTATTACTGATTTGATTGGACCGCCGATGTTGATGCGCATTCGGTGACCACCTAACTAGCCGCGCACAGAAGATCCTAGCCCTGTCGCGCGGCTCGACACGCCACAGCCAATGGGCCCCAGCGcaggtcccgcgggcaggtacAGCAGCCACCCGGGCGCGGCGACCCCACACGCAATCACCTCCGACACAATGGCGGGCCCCGCGGAGCGGGCTGGACCGAATGATGGGGCGTGGTGGGGCCTGCGGTATACGGTTGCGACATGTGCTCGGCCGTGGTGGGGATGGACGGCGACCGTGCGATCCAGCCACGTCTGCTCCGCTCCCATTGGACGGCGCGGTTGGACTTTGTAaggtaaaataaaataatttaaatgtttttttataGTATTAATAATAAAATGACTTAATTTTAGACTCTTTAACTCTCGACAACTTCAACTTtaaaattttttataactaCGAATAACCCGTTGTAAGAATTTTTAGTGTTGGAGTTTTGACAAACAGATCATAAGTAGATAGGGATCCTTTGTTGCCACGCCGACGTGGACTGGTTTAGTGACAGGCTAGTAAAAAACGCACGTGCTTCCTGGCCGGCTCGTTGCTTCTCAGCTTCACCTTTCGACTGTGGGAAAGAATCTCGATGCACCGTTGGTGGCAAACGTGATCGAGAAATTTGGTTCTTTTCATCGTTCGATTCTTTTCTTCTGATTCTTTTCGAGTCCTGATCT from Phragmites australis chromosome 14, lpPhrAust1.1, whole genome shotgun sequence includes these protein-coding regions:
- the LOC133890648 gene encoding ribosome-recycling factor, chloroplastic-like, whose product is MALHAVSPAAASSLPRALSGRLPQRAGCGCLAKQSVLMSSSANFTRLQVGTVGFVSRPLVLRHLDKRAVLAHATIEEIEAEKSIIEDQAKEKMEKAIETVQSNFDTVRTGRANPAMFDRIEVEYYGTPVNLKSIAQISTPDATSLLIQPYDKSSLKLIEKTIVAANLGVSTSNDGEIIRATVPPLTSDRRKELAKTVAKLAEDGKVAIRNIRRDAIKAYDKLQKEKKLSEDNVKDLSADLQKVTDEYMKKIESIQKQKEQELMKI
- the LOC133891320 gene encoding blue copper protein-like, whose product is NPPRQKLAAGVFPGTCCAVACGAGKAVELYLTGRSVVPLQHYSHSPSYRQSEQEEQGRGTSSAKSHLSSSSSCVGLAAAPSIVAARRVSAVAVAALAAAVICAGAAAAAVYGDKTGWTVMGNPNYAAWAASKKFHVGDTVVFTYLKQFHNVMAVSKADYKNCDATKSIATWSTGNDSIVLNTTGHHYFLCGFPGHCAAGQKVDIRVAAASAAPSEAPSMAPAPASGSKPSGGAAAAPPPHGNAASKTVAVTLAASVLSLAAAVLA